In a single window of the Deinococcus aetherius genome:
- a CDS encoding cytochrome c oxidase assembly protein, with translation MNVPADLSPGLGSLLALRFDPLVWLPVLAAAGWYGWRYVQARRTAEGRARWPAWKAVLFGLGVVLLILATQSAATSLTLNSMALYMGRLMVLAEVVPPLLILGLPRGVVIDPRRPLGRVLGVVLDPWVALAVWSAVIIFWNIPAGFNASVVTNTAGALLPALYLLSSLLVWGVVLRPLPSVQPAGIGSRGWFGLLAALPMMAVAAVWLYSRQVLYTPYVGALCLWNLTPLENQQISGWIMMVAGVPALGLAFIQLMAWLIELTDGDVRPPAAKG, from the coding sequence ATGAACGTTCCCGCCGACCTGAGCCCCGGCCTGGGCAGTCTGCTCGCCCTGCGGTTCGACCCGTTGGTCTGGCTGCCCGTCCTCGCGGCGGCCGGGTGGTACGGCTGGCGGTACGTGCAGGCCCGGCGAACTGCCGAGGGCCGGGCGCGCTGGCCCGCCTGGAAGGCCGTGCTGTTCGGGCTCGGTGTGGTTCTCCTGATCCTCGCCACCCAGTCCGCCGCGACGAGTCTCACCCTGAACAGCATGGCGCTGTACATGGGGCGGCTGATGGTCCTCGCGGAGGTCGTGCCGCCGCTGTTGATCCTGGGCCTGCCGCGTGGCGTCGTGATCGACCCACGCCGTCCCCTCGGGCGGGTGCTGGGGGTGGTGCTCGACCCCTGGGTGGCGCTCGCCGTGTGGTCCGCCGTCATCATCTTCTGGAACATTCCGGCGGGCTTCAATGCCAGTGTCGTCACGAACACCGCCGGGGCGCTGCTCCCTGCCCTGTACCTGCTGAGCAGCCTGCTCGTCTGGGGGGTCGTGCTGCGGCCCTTGCCCAGCGTGCAGCCTGCGGGCATCGGCTCTCGCGGGTGGTTCGGGCTGCTCGCCGCGCTGCCGATGATGGCGGTGGCGGCGGTGTGGCTGTACTCACGGCAGGTGCTGTACACGCCCTACGTCGGGGCGCTATGTCTGTGGAACCTCACGCCGCTCGAAAATCAGCAGATCAGCGGGTGGATCATGATGGTGGCGGGGGTGCCCGCGCTGGGGCTGGCGTTCATTCAGCTGATGGCGTGGTTGATCGAGTTGACGGACGGGGACGTGCGTCCGCCTGCGGCCAAAGGGTGA